From a region of the Alnus glutinosa chromosome 1, dhAlnGlut1.1, whole genome shotgun sequence genome:
- the LOC133882801 gene encoding uncharacterized protein LOC133882801, translating into MAGLSGYRSLAPKTKNLVVAGGLTAFVFGVYFYTMRAVGGTDELQMAIDKFEEQKSKEAVDPSMPSKV; encoded by the coding sequence ATGGCTGGGCTTTCAGGATATAGGAGCCTCGCACCTAAGACAAAGAATCTTGTAGTTGCCGGAGGATTGACAGCATTTGTCTTTGGTGTGTACTTCTACACCATGAGAGCTGTTGGAGGTACAGATGAACTGCAGATGGCTATAGACAAGTTTGAAGAGCAGAAAAGCAAGGAAGCGGTTGACCCAAGTATGCCATCAAAGGTTTAA
- the LOC133882847 gene encoding (+)-neomenthol dehydrogenase: protein MNSSKEPEAPFPSPNSLPSTRWWSEETVAVVTGANKGIGFALVKRLAEVGLTVILTARDVERGSTAAQALRTQGFHVHFFRLDVSDPASINTFVSLFQIKFGSLDILVNNAGVTFNEINENSVEHAETVIRTNFYGAKLLTEALLPMFRRSPSTSRILNISSRLGSLNKLKNPNIKKILERENLSEEHIEGVVGLFLENVRNGTWEREGWPELWTDYAVSKLALNAYTRVLAKRYKGCDISVNSFCPGFTQTAMTRGRGNHTPDDAADVGARLLLLPPELLPTAQFFLWGGTPGSSSTTIVHAKL from the exons GTGGTGGTCGGAGGAGACGGTGGCTGTAGTGACCGGAGCGAACAAGGGAATTGGGTTTGCGCTGGTGAAGCGGTTGGCAGAAGTGGGACTGACTGTAATCTTAACTGCTAGAGACGTAGAGAGAGGGAGCACGGCAGCTCAGGCACTGCGAACCCAAGGATTTCACGTACACTTCTTTCGCCTTGATGTCTCCGACCCTGCTTCAATCAACACCTTCGTATCATTGTTCCAGATCAAATTTGGATCCTTGGATATCCTC gtGAACAATGCCGGTGTGACATTCAATGAGATCAATGAGAATTCAGTGGAGCATGCAGAGACGGTGATCAGAACCAATTTTTATGGAGCCAAATTACTCACTGAGGCTCTCCTGCCCATGTTTCGTCGCTCGCCTTCTACAAGCCGGATTCTTAATATTAGCTCTAGACTTGGCTCACTAAAC AAGCTGAAAAACCCTAACATAAAAAAGATactagagagagaaaatttgTCGGAGGAGCATATTGAGGGTGTGGTGGGTTTGTTTCTTGAAAATGTAAGGAATGGAACGTGGGAGAGGGAAGGGTGGCCGGAGTTATGGACAGACTATGCAGTGTCCAAGCTTGCACTGAATGCATACACAAGGGTTTTGGCAAAGCGGTACAAAGGGTGTGATATTAGTGTGAATAGCTTCTGTCCTGGCTTCACTCAGACGGCTATGACTCGTGGTAGGGGCAACCATACTCCGGACGACGCGGCCGATGTTGGGGCGAGGCTGCTCTTGCTTCCACCGGAGCTCCTGCCAACTGCTCAATTTTTTCTATGGGGTGGCACACCCGGTAGTAGTAGTACTACTATTGTTCACGCAAAACTCTAA